Genomic window (Argopecten irradians isolate NY chromosome 2, Ai_NY, whole genome shotgun sequence):
GTCATCGTtgtataataatgtattatGTTAACATGTCATCGCAGATTTTTTAGTGTTTTGAGTCTGGCGATGTCATCAATGTGATTATGATGTCCCATGGCCACCAAACGGTTTATATAGAATTTGGTTAATTGTGTTGAGTATATAAGTAAAAATTCTATGCTTCTAATGGTCTGAAGCTTAAGATGACGCtgacttcgctagccaaggttATTCAGTGCGATACTCTCTTTGAAACCCTTTGCGGAACTCGCATTATATAGTTGAAGTTTCGGGGGAGTATCGTACCGAAAACTCTTGGCTAGTGAAGCTAAGGTGACAGCTCGGGATTTGATTTCAGGTCTAAAACTCGACTAGAAAGGTGACTgttagtaaaaaaaattattatcttTTGCCTAATTTAGAGACAGTAATTTGAGAAAGGATTAATGGGTTATATTGAAATTTCATACAATGGTAGCTTTTGAAGTAACATAGGATGGTATTGAAACTAAAATTGAAAAGTTACTTTTACTGAATAATAGATTATTTTCCTTCAAATTATGGGTTCTGTACGATAATTTAGGAAAGGATGGACTGATTTTAGTAAAACATCTCCCCATATCAGAACTGACCTCTGTCTCCCCACACATCTCACAATACATCATACCAACTGTCGTCCATCCATCACATTCACTATGGAGAGTATGAAGGACGATAAGATTCACGTACTGGACACCATCACCAACAGTCGCAAGACGGAACGACGGCAGCCTTAAAGTTCAGTGTTCACGGGCCAGTAACTACAATACGATCTCACCAACCTCTACATGTAGATTACAAAATTGGAGCTATTTGAACCCTTATTTATAGAACAAACACTCACTATTTGTTCGTCTGCATATCTAGTTACAGCAAATGGGCTTAGAACCAACATAGTGGCAGGAAAAGGACATCACATCTACACAACAACAGGAAACGCCCGTCACAAAACTTTCCTTAAGATCGGGAAGCTGGACGGCATGGTACATACGAAACAGACAAACACGGTTCGAAGGACAAAACTTTTAAAAGACTTTGGAGAAGTCAGAGGCAGTTACCTCATCTGTAGGCGGAGTGAGAGATCGCCTAAGAAAAGGGTCTCGGAACACCGCAGTGTTTTCAGCTGTGGGAGCACATATGGACCTGCGTTCACTCTCCAATGAAGCTCAGAACATCATACAGTAGTTTTAGGACATGATCTCCGTTGGTTTCAAAGAGGATTTAAGGATGCTATCTGCATCTCGGCATCCAGACCTGCACTCAATCAGGACGTTACCACCTACCGCCAGTCTACGCCAGCCTTATTCAGTCGCATACGGTTAATCCCTTGGTCCTGTGCCTGAATCCCACCCAATATAATCCAAAGGCTTAtggctctatatatatatatatgtggacatctaaatatatatatatatatgtgtgtgtaatactgtgtcaaggcGCCATGTAACACTAcccatttcagaaaaaaaaagtatgattattaacaaaTTTACAATATGATTATAGATAATAATATAGATAATCCATCAAGGATTGATATATGCtgataattaaatattgaaaatcacAAAGAAAAGTCTGTTTTGGCTGCGTTGtttgtaattaaattaaatttacattttgaaataaggaGAACAACATAGAACGTAAAAAATCACCGTTCATGGAGCCTCTCTATAGGACCATTAAGGTGATATGTGTGATAATACAACGTTAAGAATGTTCTGATTTTACTGCGATATTATCTCCGTATTTAGTCGAAATCATGATGTGAATTTTGCGCGTTAGCTAAAGTACTTCGTTCTCGGAGCCCATTCGATCAATGTCTTCCCTTCTTCTATGAAAGCATAAGACACCGAGACGTGACCGGGATCCCTTTAGAAACTTATCAGTTATGCTTTCCACAAAAGAATGGAAGATAAAGTTATAAGGAGGaaacaacatttattttatgGCGATATGTACGATACAGTTATAACAAAACAACgataattgtttataaataagtATAATATACAAACTTAAACggacatacaatgtatgcatATGTATTGTCATCATAATCTTGCGGTACTGGGACCACGGGCAAAAGATAGAATATAATGACAACAGTGCTCATGAACGTTCTTAAAGTAAGATTCAATATTTACCCTCATTCCAAATATCCCATATACAAATGAGAAACTGCGATATACATGTTTAGTCTAAACATCCCGCAGACTACGTGCCATTGGACAGGTTATAATTACCATATTTGTCAAATAGGACATGACTTATGAACCTACGTCGTAAAAGTTtctgttttgtatgtacatgatgtatacaaGTTTAAAGCAATGCAAACTGTGTTGGAACAGTTTTACAGTTATAGCTGCACAGTGCCCCCTGACTAAGGCACCGGAAACAGAACACAAAACCACAACCCGGATATCCACAGCGCATGGATCTACATCCGCCGGTATGTTCGATGATGCTATAACATCTTGGACATGCCCGTCGAAGTGGACAAGAAATGCCGTATATAACTGTCTTTGGAGAGTTATGAAGAAGTGATATCATGGTGTTAACGTCTGGGATTTTTTGGTTCGTTATCTTCAtcttatttgtaaatatcttgtTTTCTATTGTCTTCTTTTCTTTCTTGTTCATGTTAGCGAATTTTGTAAAGGCGTCGAAGCTCCATAGCGAATTGCATGTCTCGGCTTTGGCGTTGAGGACATATGGACATTTTATTTCTGTCCTTCCATTTTCCAGCTCGCTCCAACAATAGTCATAAAGTGATCGTGGAGCTGAAAAAACAGAATCCAAACGTCAAATATAGTGTACCAGTAGACAATCAACCGAACTATGAAGATAATTGCGTTGTTATCATTTGTGTAGTATTGTACCGCAGTTGTCCCTTGTCTCCCTGTACCGATATAGAATCCGAAAAGAATCTTGGTCAAATGGTTAAAAAtcaatgtaattttaaaattgtacctTTGTGGAATTTTTGTCGGCTTGGTCTTTCATCGTTATATCATGATCAAGTTACTTATCTTCATGGCACTTTACATAATCTCTTGTGTTATCATACTTTTAATCTTAACATGTTAAACTTTTAATTCTAGTGATACAGGGTCACGGCTAAGTAGAGGAAATAACAACTCTTCGCGTTCtctgttgatatttttaattactcaCAATTCGAAGCTAGACATAAGGCAACAATTTGATTTTCCTAAATGATAAGCTTTTTACGTTCATTAAACAATGACTGTACATAATGTTCTTACTTATTGCGTGTCCACACGGCATTTTGGCCCGTTTGGAATCTTTGCTCAGGCTGATCATACATTCCTCGTTTGATGTCGGTAAATCTCGTCGGAGACGTCGAACTGATGTGTGATCTTTGTACACAATGTTGAGGATGTCGCCGTCATTAAACGTCTTGCCGAGCAGACGGCGTTTGTGGCCGCACACTTTGGTGTCACGTCTTGGGTGTTTGATGGTCGTTCCATTTGGCAAATGTTTCAGAAGTGTCTTAACTCCCAGTCTCTAAAATGGTCAAATAAAAGTTGCATTTTACTCATATATATGATATCTCCCCTACCATGCGTAGCCGTAGTTTTATATCTGAAATAATCACCGATAAAATCTTATTTAGATTATAGATGCTCAAATCCTTAAAAAAAAGCGAAGAAACCAATACCCTCCATAATCATATTTAACACTGTGACTAAAATTTAAATAACAACAAGTTTTTTTACTAACAAAATTCTGCAGAATTATATTCGTTAATATCTGTACACTAATTTGCAAAAATATgcaatattaaaattaaaaaaaacaaaaacaaatatgaatgTATTTCAGCCTAGCTGCAACAGATAATGGTGCCGTCGGAAAGCCTAGTTGGATGTCACTGGTACCATGGATATGTATACTCGTTCGAACTTGATCTTGACGGTTTTGGTGTGGAAAACACTGAGCAAGCACAGAAAGAGACTAAGTTGGTGCTTATGATGAGAagtttaacaagagatcccagggGGATCTTGGCACCAACCACaaattgatctatgtctgacgaTGAAAAGACGattcttttctctgcttttcaaacttcaagcATAAACTCAGTActttcaaattatcaaaatccaaaatagcggcctttcggccatcttgttaaccaatCGGTCTCAAACTGTAATATGCATATTTAGCATACTTAGTGAGAAATAAGTGTAACAAAAACTGTTAAtgaacggacggacggatgatGGACCACGGACGCAAGGCGATTTAAAGCCcataataaaatgtatgtgaAGGTATTTTGTGGATGATGGTTGATTCAATTAGACAACCATGTCATATTCAGTACACGGTATGGGGACTGTCATATTACTGAAAGTGCAGGTCTGTGTAAACTATTGAACTTACCTCACCAAGTCGAATGGTTTTCCTCTTTTTATCTGGAAAAACGAGTGTAAATTTCATGATTGTTGTCCGTCTATCCTTGTAGGCGAGTATTGTCTGTCCGTCGGTTCGATGTGGTCGCTCTGGTCTGTCTTATCGTTATGTCGGTTTGTACATATGTCGGACTACATATAACGGCGTCCATCATTAAAATGGGTATTACGAAGATCTATATTTAGCCACAATGCTTCGTAATCAATTTTCAGCGTGAATGATGAATATCTTGCGAAGAAAATATTGTGAAAACATGTTAATCAGGTTGTTTGGTTTGGTATTGATGATTTTATCACATTTCAGACTGCACATAGCGCGAATTCACTATACCTAATTATAAATCGATTGTCGAATTTGTATTAAGATTGTAAATGTTGAGTTTCAATCATTTAAATCTAATGAGATTTGGCCAgaattgtgtaaatatataacctggaatcaatattaatttgataaagAGAATCTCACTAGATTTTTGATGTCCCCTGGTGTAAATTTGTGCTATTTTGAGACGTGTACACAGGTAGCACAGGTACGGTGTCTCTAGACacgtgtatatatacacacactaaTATTTACCTTCAGGTACTAGTCTACATGTCCGATTTtaatacacatatacaatatacctcGGCTAGTTGTTTTGGCGGATATTTCGCACCTGTTGTGCAATTCACAGAAACAACAGCAAACGACCTTGAcctaaaaacattttatcacacACTGTAAGTATATGCGGGTCAAGGTTATTGTGTTTAAAAAGCATCACCTGATAATAACGTGTTAGGAAATCAAGGTGATTTATCTAAGAATAGAAACAGAAATGACCTAAAATCATTTGATAGCATAGTCATAGAGAATATTGATAATCACATATACGAAGACAGTTACTAACCGTCTTTTGATAGCATAGTCATAGAGAATATTGATAATCACTTATACGAAGACAGTGAAACTTTGGGAAGAGACCGCATTATAATTAGGTCAGTAGTTTGCACTGTCGGATGACAAATCCATTGATGAAACTTTAAACAGTAGCGTCTTGCATTGGTCCGACTTtacattattcaaataaataaataaacaataaatattcgTCGTGGCCACACATAAAATTACCATGatggttttttgttagtttgAACTCTGCTTTAATTAGCTGTTTTGGCGTGTTTACATAGAACCTTGGGGGTTAGataaatcaaaataagaaaattgaaaaactaTTTCGAATGTACGCTATTCAATACGTTCATGGCCCACTTTcatgaatatttcttaattttaaggaattccttaacttaaaattcacCATAGGAAAGCATGACAGGCTTTAAGAAAAAATcgtaagttaaggagccttcttTAAAATtcgtaatgctttcctatggggaCATTTaagttaaaggcccattaccttttcgaaacggcttttaatttttgtaatgggaatgtaaaacgagatcgataattttgtagagtcgaaACAggtattaacttaccgttaatactacaatTATCACATTagtaacaatttaatttaaataaattaaatgctaattttcaAAACGCGGGTCGTTTAATGTTTctcgccgtcgtcctaattaccgcgtgtcagttgattatcactgaaccagacggtaaaacagcggaATCAATcttcttcactgttaacatagtttacGCAAGGAATCTAACATTTTGTCGGTAATACAAATTTTTCTTAGGACATTGgtatatatttccatatattattattgttttttttaagaaaattagaATTTTTGTTTGGCAAAGGTAGTGGTCTTTTAAAGGATTCCTTAATTAAATCTAATAATGTTCGTAAAACTGGGCCTTGCAACAGTTTATTATCACAATGCCCATTTTTCAATACACCATTGTAAACACTGTAATGACCTAtaaatgaaatttcagaaaaaaaacaccattagataatatttgagaaatagcgatagcAAACTTCACTTGTCAAAATGCAGATGCAGTTGGAGAGCaattctttttgagaaatagcgagaACAGACGCCagttatcaaaatccaagatgatacctgtcgaccatcttgtctTCGGATCGATTCCAACATGAAACATGTATACTAGGCACCAAGAAAAACCTAAACAtgaaattttgagaaatattctTTTGGTACTTTCTGCGAAATAGCGATAACACTAATTGTTTACAGATGTACGTCGGACCACGAACGGAAGTCGATTTAATTGGCCAACATCTGATACCTAGAATATAGTTCATTGAGTGTTCGACAAGGGACATGCCTTGCATCAGCATTACTCAGAATACTCGTTTGATATAGATCGTTGTAAATATGAAGTTTACCAAACATTGTGATTTGTATAACAAGGATTCTATATCCTTACAGTTATTTCCCTAGAATAACAAATGGTGGGTGTACCTCTGACTAGAGAGAGGTTCATTTGAAATATCCAAATCTAATGATGAATTTTGCAAATAACAACGAAAGAAAGCTAggatttgtgttttgtgttctGTGTTTAAGTCTATGGGTAAGCTGATCAACTTTTCAACAATGTTGATCTATCTATGACAAAGTTGATCTATGACAAAGTTGATCTATGTGATGATCTAGCGTTACATATCAGATGGACTCCGATCGGTGGGCGGGATACCTTTTGAGACTTATCAGTTGAGATTTCCACAAAAGAAAGGAAgacatatttataaaaacacatttattttacgGCAATATGTACAATACCTTTTTAACAAAACAACgataaatgtttacaaatgacaaaaacatTATACACAAGCCTATTGTGTACAGAAATATGCATATGTATAGTTATCATAAAACTTGCGGTTTTGGGAccacaaacaaaaaacaacaaaatgtaatGACAACGGCGTTAATTAATGTTCTGaatgtaaaattcaatatttaccCCCATTCTGAATATCTCATACAAATAGGGAACTACGATATACATGTTTAGTCTAAAACATTATATAGTGTTAACTCACTGTACATCCCCCAGGTCACGTGACATTGGTAGATTTACCATGACACATGAGCCCACGTcgtaaaaaattgttttttttattcacaaaat
Coding sequences:
- the LOC138316991 gene encoding uncharacterized protein, with the translated sequence MKFTLVFPDKKRKTIRLGERLGVKTLLKHLPNGTTIKHPRRDTKVCGHKRRLLGKTFNDGDILNIVYKDHTSVRRLRRDLPTSNEECMISLSKDSKRAKMPCGHAITPRSLYDYCWSELENGRTEIKCPYVLNAKAETCNSLWSFDAFTKFANMNKKEKKTIENKIFTNKMKITNQKIPDVNTMISLLHNSPKTVIYGISCPLRRACPRCYSIIEHTGGCRSMRCGYPGCGFVFCFRCLSQGALCSYNCKTVPTQFALL